The following coding sequences lie in one Lolium perenne isolate Kyuss_39 chromosome 2, Kyuss_2.0, whole genome shotgun sequence genomic window:
- the LOC127333686 gene encoding uncharacterized protein yields the protein MEADATTSPNPPAPAPDEALPEDPSPLSSSSSSSAPATVATAAPPEARKVAAAMEAVERDAVAIAESYASLFASLRIALSNVTSTSAENMECLGEVVGRLQESALEASSKGNKYIHSCLRLNEEMRGLESLSIQLKIMRKNIDSLDLAVDRLLHLP from the exons ATGGAAGCAGATGCCACCACCTCCCCCaatccgccggcgccggcgccggacgAAGCCTTACCAGAGGATCCCTCGCCGTtgagttcctcctcctcctcttctgcgCCCGCCACCGTTGCTACGGCGGCGCCTCCCGAGGCGAGGAAGGTGGCGGCGGCGATGGAAGCAGTGGAGCGAGACGCCGTCGCCATCGCCGAGAGCTATGCCTCCCTATTCGCCTCCCTCCGCATCGCACTCTCCAAC gttacctccacgtcggcggAGAACATGGAGTGCCTGGGCGAAGTCGTCGGCCGTCTCCAGGAATCAG CACTGGAAGCGTCTTCCAAAGGAAATAAGTACATCCATTCATGCCTAAG GCTAAATGAGGAAATGCGAGGCTTGGAAAGCCTAAGTATTCAGCT CAAGATTATGCGGAAGAACATTGATTCACTAGACCTGGCTGTTGATCGCCTGCTCCACCTCCCCTAG